The following proteins come from a genomic window of Pseudomonas sp. MAG733B:
- a CDS encoding L-serine ammonia-lyase, whose protein sequence is MSLSVFDLFKIGIGPSSSHTVGPMRAAARFVEGLRREGLLTATTSIKVELYGSLGATGKGHGSDKAVLLGLEGEHPDTVDTETVAARLQDIRGSGRLNLLGEHSIAFNEKEHLAMIRKPLAYHPNGMIFRAFDAAGLQIRSREYYSVGGGFVVDEDAAGADRIVEDATPLTFPFKSAKDLLAHCAKYGLSISQVMLTNESAWRPEAETRAGLLKIWQVMQDCVAAGCRNEGILPGGLKVKRRAAALHRQLCKNPESSLRDPLSVLDWVNLYALAVNEENANGGRVVTAPTNGAAGIIPAVLHYYMRFIPASNDDGVVRFLLTAAAIGILYKENASISGAEVGCQGEVGVACSMAAGALCEVLGGTVQQVENAAEIGMEHNLGLTCDPIGGLVQVPCIERNAMGSVKAINAVRMAMRGDGQHFVSLDKVIRTMRQTGADMKSKYKETARGGLAVNIIEC, encoded by the coding sequence ATGTCGTTAAGCGTGTTCGACCTGTTCAAGATTGGCATCGGCCCCTCCAGCTCCCACACCGTCGGTCCGATGCGTGCCGCTGCGCGTTTCGTCGAAGGCCTGCGCCGTGAAGGGCTGCTGACGGCAACCACCAGCATCAAAGTCGAGCTGTACGGCTCGCTCGGCGCCACCGGCAAGGGCCACGGCAGCGACAAAGCCGTGCTACTCGGCCTGGAAGGCGAGCATCCGGACACCGTAGACACCGAAACCGTCGCCGCCCGCCTGCAAGACATTCGCGGCAGCGGTCGCTTGAACCTGCTCGGCGAACACAGCATTGCGTTCAACGAGAAAGAACACCTGGCGATGATTCGCAAGCCGTTGGCCTATCACCCCAACGGCATGATTTTTCGTGCCTTCGATGCCGCAGGCCTGCAAATCCGCAGCCGCGAGTACTATTCGGTCGGCGGTGGTTTTGTCGTCGACGAAGACGCCGCCGGCGCCGACCGCATCGTCGAAGACGCCACCCCCCTGACCTTCCCGTTCAAAAGCGCCAAGGATCTTCTCGCTCATTGCGCCAAATATGGCCTGTCCATCAGCCAGGTGATGCTGACCAACGAAAGCGCCTGGCGCCCGGAAGCGGAAACCCGCGCCGGCCTGCTGAAAATCTGGCAAGTGATGCAGGATTGCGTTGCCGCCGGCTGCCGCAACGAAGGCATCCTGCCCGGCGGTTTGAAAGTCAAACGCCGTGCCGCCGCGCTGCATCGGCAATTGTGCAAGAACCCGGAATCGTCCCTGCGTGATCCGCTGTCAGTGCTGGATTGGGTCAACCTGTACGCCTTGGCGGTCAACGAAGAAAATGCCAACGGTGGACGCGTGGTCACCGCGCCTACCAACGGCGCGGCCGGAATCATTCCCGCCGTGCTGCATTACTACATGCGATTTATCCCGGCCTCGAATGACGACGGCGTCGTGCGTTTTCTGCTGACCGCTGCGGCCATCGGCATTCTGTACAAGGAAAACGCTTCGATCTCTGGCGCTGAAGTCGGCTGTCAGGGCGAAGTCGGCGTGGCCTGCTCCATGGCGGCCGGCGCCTTGTGCGAAGTACTTGGCGGCACCGTGCAGCAAGTGGAAAACGCCGCGGAGATCGGCATGGAACACAACCTCGGCCTGACCTGCGACCCGATTGGCGGGCTGGTGCAAGTGCCATGCATCGAGCGCAACGCCATGGGATCGGTCAAGGCCATCAATGCCGTGCGCATGGCCATGCGCGGTGACGGGCAGCACTTCGTCTCCCTCGACAAGGTCATCCGCACCATGCGCCAGACCGGCGCCGACATGAAAAGCAAATACAAGGAAACCGCCCGTGGCGGTTTGGCGGTCAACATTATCG